From Paenibacillus sp. PL2-23:
CCAAGCAATATATTCAGAACGGTAGCAATTGCGGCCAGCTTCAGCGTCAGCAGTACGGCCTTCCAAGCGAGCGGATCCGTTACACTTCCCCAGAACGGGGTCCAGCCCAGGGAGAATGACTGCGTATAAATGCCTAATATCGGCAGTACAATTAAACAAATAAAATAGAGCATAATCGTCGTACGAAAACCGAAGCTCCAGCTCTTCCCCCGAAACCATGCATTCACAGTGACTTAACCTCCAGATCCTCGGCTCATGCCGCAGGTGTTGCATCTCATTTAACTTCATAATTCCTATTAACTTACTGGGTATTAATAATGTAGCATCCTCCCCTGAAGGAAGTCAATGGTTAAATAACAAAATCATTTGAGGCTGAAAACAGAGGAAGAGCCGAGTATGCACTCGGCCCTTCTCCCTATTCGCCTTCTATATAGAAGCGCGGTTCGCCTATGGCAATCTGCGCTTGTCCCTGCGTCACGTCCGTCATCCAGGCGACGAACGCTTCCTGTTCCCGCTCCTCCGGCAGACAGAGCACCGTTACGTAATCCGTAAAGGCCGTGCCGCCGAGTCTTGTGCCGCGCCCGCGCCACTCATTCTCCAGCTTGCCGTACCACGTATAATCAACCGTCACGCTTACCTCGCGATGGAGCACCATCTCGATCTCTCCGGCTGCTTCGATGCCGGCAACAGCGCCGTCCGTATAAGCCCGGACCAGCCCTCCAGCGCCAAGCATAATGCCTCCGAAATAGCGTGTGACCACGACGGCAACATTCTTGAGGCCCTTGTTCTTGATCACCTCAAGAATCGGCTTGCCGGCCGTGCCGCTGGGTTCTCCGTCGTCAGAGGCCTTCTGGAACTGATCACGCTCGCCGATGACGTAAGCTGAGCAATTATGCGTCGCCGTTCTGTGCAGCCGCTTAATCTCATCGATAAAGGCGATGGCCTCCTCCTCCGATGCAACGGGCTTGGCATAGCCGATGAAACGAGATTTTCGAATGACGATTTCTTGACCCGCTTCTGCTCTAACCGTCCTATATCTATTCAAGTTTAACATGACGTGTGAAGGCTTCTATTAGCGAATCGCCGACTACAGACGCGCTTCCAGCTCCGCCTTCTCTTTCTCAAAGCCTGGCTTGCCAAGCAGGGCGAACATATTTTTTTTGTAAGCCTCGACGCCCGGCTGGTCGAACGGATTCACGCCAAGCAGGTAGCCGCTGATTCCGCAAGCCTTCTCGAAGAAGTAGACGAGGTAGCCGAATGTGTAAGGCGTCATGTCTGTAATGTTGACGATCAGGTTCGGCACTTGGCCGTCCGTATGAGCCAGAAGCGTGCCCTCGAACGCCTTTTTGTTCACGAAGTCCATTGTCTTGCCAGTCAAGAAATTCAGGCCGTCCAGATTGTCCTCGTCATGGCCGATAGTAATGTGCTCCGCCACTTCCTTCACCTGAATGACGGTTTCGAAGATGTTGCGGTTACCCTCCTGAATGAATTGGCCCATGGAGTGCAGGTCCGTCGAGAAGTCGACCGAAGCGGGATAAATGCCCTTGTAGTCTTTGCCTTCGCTTTCGCCGAACAGCTGCTTCCACCACTCCGATACAAAGTGCAGGTTAGGCTCGTAGTTCACGAGAATTTCCGTTACCTTCCCTTTGCGGTACAGCGCGTTGCGGGCAGCGGCGTATTGATAAGCTTCATTCTCCGCAAGATTCGGATTCGCGTATTCCTGGGAAGCGTCGGCAGCGCCTTGCATCATAGCGTCGATGTCGATACCCGCAACAGCGATTGGCAGCAAGCCGACAGCCGTCAGCACGGAATAACGTCCGCCTACGTCATCCGGAATGACAAAGGATTCGTAGCCTTCCTCGTTGGACAGCTTCTTCAGTGCGCCCTTCGCTTGGTCAGTCGTCGCGTAAATCCGTTTGCGAGCCTCTTCCTTGCCGTATTTCTTCTCCAGCTCCGCACGGAATACGCGGAATGCGATGGCCGGCTCCGTCGTCGTGCCGGACTTGGAGATTACGTTGATCGACCAATCTCTTCCCTCCAGCAGCTGAAGCAGGTGCGTTACATAAGTGGAGCTGATATTGTTGCCCGCGAACAGCACCTGAGGCGTCTTGCGCTGCTCCTTGGACTGAATGTTATAGAACGAGTTCGACAGCATCTCGATTGCCGCGCGAGCGCCCAGGTAGGAGCCGCCGATGCCAATGACAATCAGCACCTCGGAATCGGATTTGATCTTCTCTGCCGCCTGCTTGATGCGCGCAAATTCTTCCTTGTCATAATTCGTTGGCAGGTCGATCCAGCCCAGGTAATCGGAGCCTGCGCCCGTGCCGTTATGTAATTGGCCATGCGCTGCCTTCACTTGCTCGGACAGATTGTCGATTTCGTGTTGGCCGAGGAATGTCAGCGCTTTGCTGTAGTCGAAATGTACCGTTTTGCTCATGGTTTCGTCTCTCCTTCATATACCTACTATTTTATTTAAAAGAATATCGGATTTAATGGGCGAACACAAGCAATCCGGCTATAGGAAATTGCGCTTCAGGACATAGACCCGGTCTATACCCTTGACGCTTTGCAATCGACAAAACCATTGGCTAATCACGAATAATAAGGCGAAATCATCAGGTACACGATAACGCCCGTCAAGCTGACGTACAGCCAGATCGGCATGGTCCAGCGAGCGATCCTTCTGTGCTTGTCGACCTGATTCGCAAGCCCTCTCGCAAGCGACATCAGCGCCAGCGGCACGACGACAATCGCAAGCACAATATGGGTCAGCAGCACAAACAGATAGATGCCCTTGAGGAGGCCTTCCCCGCCATACGGCGTCGATTCCGTCAAATAATGGTACGTGACGTAGGACACCAGGAACAGGGTCGTTGTCACAAACGCCATCAGAATAAACGCGCGATGCATTCGCACATTTTTTTTCATAATGGCAATAAGGGCGATCAGCAGAGAGACAAAGGTGAAGCTGTTGAATATCGCGTTAAGCAGAGGAAGCAGCAGCACATCGAAGCCGACCTCGCCGTTATACGCCGGCAGAAAAAACAAAATCGCGACGAGCGCCACAATCACAACCGTCAGAACGGCGACGATTGGCGTATAGTTTTTTTCCTTCAATTGGAGAACCTCCTGGAGCTTGGAATGACCTGCGAGCTTCGCACGGCCTAAACCTACTGTATCCGATTTCTCTCCGTTAATTCAATGCGCGCCGCATGGCGAATGTCACAAAAAAACGACTTTTTGCAGAGTACGGCTCACTGACATGCGAGAAGGGCCGCATCGCCGAAGCGATACGACCCTTCTCTTGCACTTGCTTATTCGTAAATGTACGAGCAGCAGTAGTCCGTCACTTCCGCTACCTGAAGCTTGAACTTCGTGTTAGCTGGAACCTTGAACTCGCCTTCGCCCTTGATATGAAGCCATTCCGTTTCGCCAGGAAGCAGCACCTTCAGGTCGCCGCCCAGGATTTCCATAATTTCAAGGCAGTCTGTACCGAACTCATAATCGCCCGGCAGCATAATGCCAAGCGTTTTTTTGGTTCCGTCGGCGAACAGCACCGCGCGGCTGGTGACTTTTCCGTCGAAGTAGACGTTGGCTTTCTTGACGATTGTTACATTTTCAAATTGCGACATTGGGGGTAACGCTCCTTTGTTAGGTGTTAGATAGGATCCAGATGCCGCAATTACAGCAGAGCTTTCACTTTGCTGACGACATTCTCGACTGTGAAGCCATACTCCTTGATTACGCGGTCGCCTGGAGCGGACGCGCCGAAGCGATCAATGGCCAGAATGTCGCCATGATCTCCCGTGTAACGCTCCCATCCGAAGGGATGAGCCATCTCAATCGCCAAGCGCGCCTTCACGTCAGGGAGTATAACGGATTGCTTGTACGCTTTGGACTGCTTCTCGAACAAATCCATGCTTGGCATGCTGATAACGCGAACGTGGATGCCCTCCTCAGCAAGCGCCCTCTGCGCCGCTACCGCCAGCTGCACCTCGGAGCCTGTTGCGATAATTTGCGCCTGCGGCTTGCCGTTAGCTGCATCGGACAACACATAAGCACCTTTGCTGATGTTCTCGCGAGCCCCTGTTACGGTGCCTTCAAGAATCGGCAGGTTCTGGCGGGTCAGCACAAGCGCAACGGGGTTGGCTTTGTTCTCCGCCGCATAGGCCCATGCCGCTGACGTCTCGTTGCCGTCTGCCGGGCGGATAACGGTCAGTCCTGGAATGATGCGAATCGAAGCCAGCTGCTCGATCGGCTCGTGAGTCGGACCGTCCTCACCTACGGCGATGCTGTCATGTGTCAGCACGTAGACAACCGGCTGCCCCATCAGAGCCGCAAGACGAATCGCCGGACGCAGGTAGTCCGTGAACACGAAGAACGTGCCGCCGAACACCTTGATGCCTCCATGCAGGCTGATGCCGTTCATCGCAGCGGCCATACCGAATTCGCGTACGCCGAAATAAATGTTGCGGCCGTCATAGCTGCCTGGCTTGAACTGGGCAATGCCCTTCAAATGCGTCATGGTGGAGCTCTCCAGATCCGCGGATCCGCCAGCCAGGTTAGGCATCTTCTTCGCCAGTCCGTTCAGAGCGTTGCCGGAAGCGACGCGCGTAGACAACGGCTTGTCTTCCGTTGTATATGTCGGAAGCTCCGAATCCCAGCCCTCAGGCAATTCGCCGGCGATCGCCAGCTCGAATTGCTTCGCCAGCTCGGGATGAGCCTCCTTGTATGCTGCGAAGAGCGAGTTCCACTCCGCGTTGACGCTTTCGCCATGGCTTTTCACTTCCGCGAAATGCGCGCGAACCTCGTCCGGGACATGGAATTGATGCTCCTCGGACCAGCCGTAGAACTGCTTCGTCAGCTTGGTCTCCTCAGCGCCCAGCGGCGATCCGTGCGGACCGGCATGGCCGCCCTTGCCGCCTTTGTTGGGGCTGCCGTAGCCGATGACCGTCTTCACCTCGATCAATGTCGGCTTAGCCAGCTCCGCCTGCGCTTCGCTGATGGCTTGGGACAACGCGTCCAGATCGTTGCCGTCCTCTACGCGCAGCACCTGCCAGCCATAGCCTTCGAAGCGGCTTTGCACCGACTCCGAGTAGGAGAGGCTCAGCTCGCCGTCAAGGGAAATATCATTGGAATCGTACAGCACAACCAGCTTGCCAAGGCCCAGATGACCAGCCAGCGAAGCCGCTTCATGGGAGATGCCCTCCATCAAGTCGCCGTCGCCGCAGATGGAGTATGTAAAGTGGTTCATAATGTCGAACCCTTCCTTGTTGTAGACAGCCGCCAGATGCGCTTCAGCCATCGCCATGCCTACTGCCATCGCTACGCCTTGGCCAAGCGGGCCCGTTGTCGCGTCAACGCCAGCCGTATGTCCGAACTCCGGATGGCCCGGTGTGAGGGAGCCCCACTGACGGAAGTTCTGCAGCTCCTCGATCGGCAGATCGTAGCCGGACAGATGCAGCAAGCTGTACAGCAGCATGGAGCCATGGCCGGCGGACAGCACAAAGCGGTCGCGGTTAATCCATTCCGGATTGGCCGGATTATGCTTCATGCTTTTGGCGAACAGCTGATAGCCCATTGGCGCCGCGCCCATCGGCATGCCGGGATGGCCGGACTTCGCCTTCTCGATCGCGTCGATCGCAAGCGTGCGAATTGTGTCTATGGAGAGCTGGTCAATCGTTTTTTGCGGTACAGTCATTTCTTCTCCTCCTGCAATCTTCTGTATTGGTCATACTATGACTCGGTAAAGCGATGAAATAGCTGCGATTATTGTATCATTCGGCCTTAATTGAACACAACCGTCTTGTTCTGATGCACCAGGACGCGGTCTTCAATATGCCACTTAACCGCTCTCGCCAGCACGACGCGCTCGATTGTCCGGCCGATGCGCTTCAGATCGTCCACATCGTCCCGGTGGCTGACGCGCTGAACGTCCTGCTCGATGATGGGACCGCCGTCCAGCTCTTCCGTGACATAGTGAGCCGTCGCGCCGATAATTTTGACCCCGCGATTATAAGCCTGGGCGTACGGCTTGCCGCCGACGAATGCCGGAAGGAACGAATGGTGGATATTGATAATACGGTTCGGGAACTGCTCGATGAACTTCGGCGAAATAATCTGCATGTAGCGTGCCAGCACGATCAGGTCCGCCTTGTCGGACACCAGCTCAAGCTGCTTGCGCTCCGCCTCGGCCTTCGTGTCTGCTGTCACCGGAATGTGGTGGTACGGAATGCCGAACGACTCCACGAGCTGGCGCATGTCATTGTGATTGCTGACAACCATAGCAATATCGGCATCCAGATCGCCGGCCTGCCACTGCCATAGCAGCTCCAGCAGGCAATGGTCCTCCTTCGACACGAAGATGGCAAGACGCTTCTTGCGGCTCGCGCGGAAGATATGCCACTTCATCTCGAAGCGGTCCGATACCCTGGAGAAGTCTTCAACGATGACGGGAAGCTCCTTGTCCAGATCATTCAGGACAAATTCGAAGCGAATGAAGAACATGCCGCCTTCCGGATTCATCGTATATTGATCGGATTGCACAATATTAGCGCCATGCTCGTACAGGAAATGCGACACCGCCGCTACAATGCCGGAGCGGTCAGGGCAGGAGATCAGAATGCGCGCGCGGCCGCTCTTGCCCGCTGCTTCGCCTGCCTGATGGGATTGATTCGATTGGGATGACATGAGAGTTCTCTTCCTTTTCCGTAAAATATAGTCCTCTCGCGCGGAGCCGTTCCCGGCTTACACTACACTTGCGCGAACAATTCCTTGCCGGCGAACCACGCCGTCAGACGCTGATTCACCTGCTCCTCCGTCAGCTCTGCCGATAACACGCTGTCAGCGATAATCTGATCGTACAAGCGCTCCATCGGCTCGCGAGGGTCCGCCTTTTTGGCTTTGGCGTCGTTCTTCAGCAGCGTCCAGGTGTCAATGACAAAGCCGCGCGGGTCCACGCCTTGTTTGGCGAAGTAGGACTGAAGACGGTCTACATCCTCCAGGAAGCTCTCGCCGAATCGGCCCCTCACATCGCCGCGCAGCAGCGCAATTTCCACCTCGTACATCGGCCTTTGCGTCTTGTCCTCCTTGCCGATCCACGGCGTCTCGAGAATAAACGGGCGGCCCTGGAGCGCCTCGTGGTTCACGATTCTCGAAATCGCGGCTTGTCCCAGCCAGCCCGCTCCGATTGGAGCATGGCGGTCCTTGCCCGCACCGCGCGGATTCTTGGTGTCGTTAATATGCACGACGGCAACACGGCTCAGGCCAACGATGCGGTCGAACTGCTCCAGCACACCATCCAGATCGTGGATCAGATCATAGCCGGAGTCATGCATATGGCACGTATCCATACAAACCGTCAGCCGCTCGTTATGCTGCACCTTGTCGATAATGGCCGCAATTTCCTCGAAGCTGCGTCCGATCTCCGTGCCTTTGCCGGCCATCGTCTCCAGCGCGATGCTGACATTCGTGCCGCTGGTGCCTGCCAGCACCTCGTTCAAGCCTTCCGCGATCCGCGCGATGCCGAACTCCGCGTCCTTATCGGTATAGGCGCCTGGATGCAGCACGATATTGCGGACGCCTATGTAGTCGGTCCGGCGAATCTCCTCCTGCAGGAAGCTAACTGCCAGCTCGAATGTGTCCGGCTTGTAGGAGCCCAGGTTAATAATATAGGGGGCGTGCACAACAATTTCGCCGATGCCGGCCTGCTCCATCAGCGCTTTGCCTTCTTCAATATATAAGGTTTCGATCGGCTTGCGACGCGTATTCTGCGGCGCGCCGGTGTAAATCATAAACGTGCTGGAGCCGTAGGAAATAGCTTCCTGAGCGGCCGTCTGAAGACCCTTGTCCGAAAATGATACATGGGAACCTATTTTCAACATCCTCATATTACGCCCCTTTCGGTTGATCAAACCTTATTTTACAAGGAATGTCGAAATAAATCTAGGAATACGGTATAATTCATCTAGTGAGGTGACAGACAGTTATGAGCTCAGCGCCGAATTGGTTTATGTATTTTATCGTATTCTGGGCCATCGTAATGGTGGTGGCCATGTCGATCGGCGGCTTCTTTATGTTCCGGAAGTTTCTGAAGGTGCTCCCCATGAGAGACGGCAAGTCCAAGCTCGACTGGCAGAACTATTGGGTTGAGCGCAGCCGCAGCATGTGGGGCGAGGAGGCCAAGGCATTTCTGGACGAGCTGGTATCCCCGGTCCCGACCGCATTCAGGGATATCGCCAAGCATTCCATAGCAGCCAAGATCGGGCAGGTTGCCATTGAATATGGCGCGACTACGGTCACGAGAGAGCATTGCATCGAAGGCTACATTCGGGCCACGCCCAAACGGGATTACCGCAGCCTGGTAACCTTCCTGGATAAGAAGGGAATCGATTACGCTCCCTATCAGCATCTGCTGAACAAATAGACAGAGCTGTCCTATGGCAGCTCTGTCTGCGTTTTTTTTTGCAACCTGGCCGCTGCGGATTCCGTTTTACACTACAGGAGGTGCATCATCTATGAAAAAACATATCAAGCATAACCGCAAAGCCGCTGCCGCCGGAGCCTTGCTCCTGGCCATTATGATGACAACGTCCGCTTGCGGAGGGAACGCCGGGCCAATCGGCGACGAGGAAAACCCAGGCAGCTCGGCGCCTGTTGCGGAGTCTGGCAATCAGCTGCCCGAGGAGAGCGGCGTCATTGATCCAGCGGCGCCTGTCGCTGAGAATGACAGCGTCGCTTCGCCAGAGCCGGAGACGGATACATCCGCAGATGAGGACGCAGCTGTTAATGTCAGCGAGCCCATCAGCGCGGAAGGCGTATACACGGGTCAAATCGACTCCCATTCTATTGAGATTACCATTAACGGAATTGCGGCCGCTTATCAATTCCCGGGGGACATGACGGCGGCCATTGAAGCTTTGCCAGCCGATTCGCCTGTGACATTCCAATATACCGAAAAAATTATAGAAGGCGAAGACAAGCTGAAGCAGCTATGGCTCGTCAAGGTTGAAGCGATTCAATAACTTGAGTTGAAGGAGCGTATAGGCCATGAGGATTGCCATTGCCGGTGGAAGTGGGTTTATCGGGGGAGCGTTAACGGAGGCGCTTCTGGCCAGAGGAGATGAGGTATGGATCATTTCGCGGCGCGCTGCGGGGGCCGATGGGACCAGGCAGCATGCCAAGCGGAGCTCGGTCACCTGGGATCAGCTGGAACGAGAGCCAAGCCTTCTGGAAGGCTTCGACGGCATTGTGAATCTAGCCGGCGAAAGCATTAACCAGCGATGGACAGACGCCGCCAAGCGCCGCATTCTGGAGTCCAGAGTGACGGCGGCGGAGCGAATGGCTTCCTTGGTTGCCGCGCTGAAGAGCAAGCCCCCCGTCGTCGTCAACGCGTCAGGCATATCCGCTTACGGCCATTCGGAGACAGAGTTGTTCGACGAGGACAGCAGAACGGTACAGAGCGACTTCCTGTCGAGGGTCGTTCGAGAGTGGGAGTCCGCAGCGGACAAGATCCCGGTCGAACGTCTCGTTAAGCTTCGTGTCGGGCTGGTGCTGGACCGGAAGGGCGGTGCGTTCCCGCTTATGCTGCTGCCCTATCGGCTCTTCGGAGGCGGCCGGGTCGGCTCTGGCAAGCAGGGGCTGTCCTGGATTCATATCGACGATATGGTCGGCCTTATTCTGTTCAGTCTGGATCATCATAACGTTCGTGGAGTGCTGAACGCATCCGCACCCGAGCCAGTGACAAACGATGCCTTCGGCAGAGCGGTGGGCCGGGCCTTCGGGCGCCCGCACTGGTTCCCCGTGCCCGCTCCTCTCCTGCGGCTCGCATTGGGCGAGATGTCGTCCCTGGTGCTGGAGGGGCAGCGCGCTTGGCCGAAGCGGGCGCTGGAGCTCGGCTACAAATATCGCTACCCCAAGCTGGAAGCCGCTCTGAGCCAGCTGGCCGGCCGCTCCCTTTAGCCAGCTCTTAGCTCATACAATGGTCCCTTATCGCCCGCAAGATGGATTCGGTCCCCGAGCTCCAGCTTGTAGGCTTTGTAAGGGACCATTAATTTGCCGTTGAGCAGGCTGCCGTTTCGGGAGCCAAGATCCTTGGCGTGATGCTCGTCGCCGATTTGCTCAATCTCCAGGTGCAGCCTGGATATGCCTTCGGCAGGATCCGAATAGCTGACGCCGTCGCCGGAGCGTCCGATTTTGAACACCTCCGCGTCCA
This genomic window contains:
- a CDS encoding YigZ family protein — translated: MLNLNRYRTVRAEAGQEIVIRKSRFIGYAKPVASEEEAIAFIDEIKRLHRTATHNCSAYVIGERDQFQKASDDGEPSGTAGKPILEVIKNKGLKNVAVVVTRYFGGIMLGAGGLVRAYTDGAVAGIEAAGEIEMVLHREVSVTVDYTWYGKLENEWRGRGTRLGGTAFTDYVTVLCLPEEREQEAFVAWMTDVTQGQAQIAIGEPRFYIEGE
- a CDS encoding glucose-6-phosphate isomerase, with the protein product MSKTVHFDYSKALTFLGQHEIDNLSEQVKAAHGQLHNGTGAGSDYLGWIDLPTNYDKEEFARIKQAAEKIKSDSEVLIVIGIGGSYLGARAAIEMLSNSFYNIQSKEQRKTPQVLFAGNNISSTYVTHLLQLLEGRDWSINVISKSGTTTEPAIAFRVFRAELEKKYGKEEARKRIYATTDQAKGALKKLSNEEGYESFVIPDDVGGRYSVLTAVGLLPIAVAGIDIDAMMQGAADASQEYANPNLAENEAYQYAAARNALYRKGKVTEILVNYEPNLHFVSEWWKQLFGESEGKDYKGIYPASVDFSTDLHSMGQFIQEGNRNIFETVIQVKEVAEHITIGHDEDNLDGLNFLTGKTMDFVNKKAFEGTLLAHTDGQVPNLIVNITDMTPYTFGYLVYFFEKACGISGYLLGVNPFDQPGVEAYKKNMFALLGKPGFEKEKAELEARL
- a CDS encoding DUF420 domain-containing protein, producing MKEKNYTPIVAVLTVVIVALVAILFFLPAYNGEVGFDVLLLPLLNAIFNSFTFVSLLIALIAIMKKNVRMHRAFILMAFVTTTLFLVSYVTYHYLTESTPYGGEGLLKGIYLFVLLTHIVLAIVVVPLALMSLARGLANQVDKHRRIARWTMPIWLYVSLTGVIVYLMISPYYS
- a CDS encoding pyrimidine/purine nucleoside phosphorylase, producing the protein MSQFENVTIVKKANVYFDGKVTSRAVLFADGTKKTLGIMLPGDYEFGTDCLEIMEILGGDLKVLLPGETEWLHIKGEGEFKVPANTKFKLQVAEVTDYCCSYIYE
- the tkt gene encoding transketolase, which produces MTVPQKTIDQLSIDTIRTLAIDAIEKAKSGHPGMPMGAAPMGYQLFAKSMKHNPANPEWINRDRFVLSAGHGSMLLYSLLHLSGYDLPIEELQNFRQWGSLTPGHPEFGHTAGVDATTGPLGQGVAMAVGMAMAEAHLAAVYNKEGFDIMNHFTYSICGDGDLMEGISHEAASLAGHLGLGKLVVLYDSNDISLDGELSLSYSESVQSRFEGYGWQVLRVEDGNDLDALSQAISEAQAELAKPTLIEVKTVIGYGSPNKGGKGGHAGPHGSPLGAEETKLTKQFYGWSEEHQFHVPDEVRAHFAEVKSHGESVNAEWNSLFAAYKEAHPELAKQFELAIAGELPEGWDSELPTYTTEDKPLSTRVASGNALNGLAKKMPNLAGGSADLESSTMTHLKGIAQFKPGSYDGRNIYFGVREFGMAAAMNGISLHGGIKVFGGTFFVFTDYLRPAIRLAALMGQPVVYVLTHDSIAVGEDGPTHEPIEQLASIRIIPGLTVIRPADGNETSAAWAYAAENKANPVALVLTRQNLPILEGTVTGARENISKGAYVLSDAANGKPQAQIIATGSEVQLAVAAQRALAEEGIHVRVISMPSMDLFEKQSKAYKQSVILPDVKARLAIEMAHPFGWERYTGDHGDILAIDRFGASAPGDRVIKEYGFTVENVVSKVKALL
- the purU gene encoding formyltetrahydrofolate deformylase, producing MSSQSNQSHQAGEAAGKSGRARILISCPDRSGIVAAVSHFLYEHGANIVQSDQYTMNPEGGMFFIRFEFVLNDLDKELPVIVEDFSRVSDRFEMKWHIFRASRKKRLAIFVSKEDHCLLELLWQWQAGDLDADIAMVVSNHNDMRQLVESFGIPYHHIPVTADTKAEAERKQLELVSDKADLIVLARYMQIISPKFIEQFPNRIINIHHSFLPAFVGGKPYAQAYNRGVKIIGATAHYVTEELDGGPIIEQDVQRVSHRDDVDDLKRIGRTIERVVLARAVKWHIEDRVLVHQNKTVVFN
- a CDS encoding deoxyribonuclease IV — protein: MLKIGSHVSFSDKGLQTAAQEAISYGSSTFMIYTGAPQNTRRKPIETLYIEEGKALMEQAGIGEIVVHAPYIINLGSYKPDTFELAVSFLQEEIRRTDYIGVRNIVLHPGAYTDKDAEFGIARIAEGLNEVLAGTSGTNVSIALETMAGKGTEIGRSFEEIAAIIDKVQHNERLTVCMDTCHMHDSGYDLIHDLDGVLEQFDRIVGLSRVAVVHINDTKNPRGAGKDRHAPIGAGWLGQAAISRIVNHEALQGRPFILETPWIGKEDKTQRPMYEVEIALLRGDVRGRFGESFLEDVDRLQSYFAKQGVDPRGFVIDTWTLLKNDAKAKKADPREPMERLYDQIIADSVLSAELTEEQVNQRLTAWFAGKELFAQV
- a CDS encoding DUF2621 domain-containing protein, producing the protein MSSAPNWFMYFIVFWAIVMVVAMSIGGFFMFRKFLKVLPMRDGKSKLDWQNYWVERSRSMWGEEAKAFLDELVSPVPTAFRDIAKHSIAAKIGQVAIEYGATTVTREHCIEGYIRATPKRDYRSLVTFLDKKGIDYAPYQHLLNK
- a CDS encoding TIGR01777 family oxidoreductase; the encoded protein is MRIAIAGGSGFIGGALTEALLARGDEVWIISRRAAGADGTRQHAKRSSVTWDQLEREPSLLEGFDGIVNLAGESINQRWTDAAKRRILESRVTAAERMASLVAALKSKPPVVVNASGISAYGHSETELFDEDSRTVQSDFLSRVVREWESAADKIPVERLVKLRVGLVLDRKGGAFPLMLLPYRLFGGGRVGSGKQGLSWIHIDDMVGLILFSLDHHNVRGVLNASAPEPVTNDAFGRAVGRAFGRPHWFPVPAPLLRLALGEMSSLVLEGQRAWPKRALELGYKYRYPKLEAALSQLAGRSL